From one Synechocystis sp. PCC 6803 substr. PCC-P genomic stretch:
- a CDS encoding ATP phosphoribosyltransferase regulatory subunit: protein MIHHPPAGARDLLPLEVAQKARINDQLQQTFHRWGYQRIVTSTLEWLDTLVAGGAISANNVIQLQDSGEGRLGLRPELTASIARAVVTRMTDNQPQRLCYRANVFRNPPEGYHGKQMEFFQAGIELLFAGGVRADAEILLLLTDCLTQLGLSDWQLILGDAGLTRSLLAKLPPTLQATVRDCITRLDYVELSQLPYPDNEAKNLALQLFDLRGTVEEVLARLGKLDLQGECLGLVDRLQALLCLVAASGDGPANLVLDLSWLQPFDYYTGMVFQAVSRQADNCYVLGQGGRYDQLLSQYHPQQQSFPGTGFSLNIEELHQCLLELGTLPTSTAPIDYLVCPVDDTAEGATFRHAQQLRRQHPDRRVELDLGGRSPEELNTYAQAMAVGQIVWVGADGPVDL from the coding sequence ATGATTCACCATCCCCCCGCTGGGGCTAGGGATTTATTGCCCCTGGAAGTCGCCCAGAAAGCTCGCATTAATGACCAATTGCAACAAACCTTTCATCGTTGGGGCTATCAGCGCATTGTTACCTCCACCCTGGAATGGCTGGATACCCTAGTGGCCGGTGGGGCAATTTCGGCTAATAACGTGATTCAACTCCAAGACAGTGGCGAGGGACGGTTGGGGTTACGGCCAGAATTAACCGCATCCATTGCCCGGGCAGTCGTGACCCGCATGACTGACAATCAGCCCCAAAGATTGTGTTACCGGGCCAACGTCTTTCGTAATCCTCCGGAGGGCTACCACGGTAAGCAAATGGAGTTTTTCCAAGCGGGCATAGAATTGCTCTTTGCTGGGGGCGTCCGGGCCGATGCAGAAATTCTCCTACTGTTGACGGATTGCCTGACCCAATTGGGTTTAAGCGATTGGCAATTGATTTTGGGTGATGCCGGTCTGACCAGAAGCCTATTGGCCAAATTACCCCCCACTCTCCAAGCCACTGTGCGGGATTGCATCACCCGTTTGGACTATGTAGAACTTTCCCAACTCCCCTATCCTGACAATGAAGCTAAAAATCTTGCTTTGCAACTGTTTGACCTGCGGGGCACAGTGGAGGAAGTTTTGGCCAGACTGGGCAAGTTAGATTTACAGGGGGAATGTCTGGGTCTGGTCGATCGCCTGCAGGCGTTGTTGTGCCTAGTGGCGGCCAGTGGAGATGGGCCCGCTAATCTGGTATTGGACTTGAGTTGGCTCCAGCCGTTTGATTACTACACTGGCATGGTTTTCCAAGCGGTGAGTCGCCAGGCCGATAACTGTTATGTGTTGGGCCAGGGGGGGCGTTATGACCAACTGCTCAGCCAATATCATCCCCAACAGCAGTCTTTTCCTGGTACGGGATTTTCTTTGAACATTGAGGAGCTACACCAATGTTTGCTTGAATTGGGGACTTTACCCACCAGTACCGCCCCCATCGATTATCTAGTTTGTCCAGTGGATGACACCGCCGAAGGAGCAACCTTTCGCCATGCCCAACAGTTGCGCCGCCAGCATCCCGATCGCCGGGTAGAATTGGACCTAGGGGGGCGATCGCCGGAGGAGTTAAATACCTATGCCCAAGCCATGGCTGTGGGACAAATTGTCTGGGTTGGGGCCGATGGCCCGGTTGATCTGTAA
- the grxC gene encoding glutaredoxin 3: MANLFNWLPLLSGRQADGIKAKVEIYTWQTCPFCIRAKLLLWWKGVKFIEYKIDGDDQARQAMAARAEGRRTVPQIFVNDQGIGGCDQLYGLDSRGQLDPLLATPPNPA, from the coding sequence ATGGCTAATTTGTTCAACTGGCTTCCCCTCCTCAGTGGCCGCCAAGCGGATGGGATCAAAGCCAAAGTGGAAATATATACTTGGCAAACTTGCCCTTTTTGCATCCGGGCGAAACTTTTACTGTGGTGGAAGGGAGTTAAGTTTATCGAGTACAAAATTGACGGCGATGACCAAGCCAGACAGGCCATGGCGGCAAGGGCAGAAGGAAGACGCACTGTGCCCCAAATTTTTGTCAATGACCAGGGCATTGGTGGCTGTGACCAACTGTATGGCCTGGACAGCCGCGGCCAGTTAGACCCCCTGTTGGCCACTCCTCCTAACCCAGCCTAG
- a CDS encoding fructosamine kinase family protein, which translates to MPVNSPAPWQTIAQQISQTTGQPFRIQERRSVSGGCINQGYCLVDGEQKYFVKLNQAQQWQMFQAEALGLEAMAATQTIRVPRPICHGSSAGHSYLVLEWLEFGRGNHDSWYRMGQNLAALHQAGGSAQFGWQTDNTIGATPQPNPWTDSWADFFAEHRLGYQLALARRRAGNFPDPAVVVPKVKQLLGDRQPTPALVHGDLWSGNGAILTTGEPVILDPATYYGDGEVDLAMTELFGGFPAAFYQGYHSISPAEPGYQQRKILYNLYHILNHFNLFGGGYQQQAQQMLKQCLRI; encoded by the coding sequence GTGCCCGTGAATTCCCCAGCCCCCTGGCAAACCATTGCCCAACAAATCAGTCAGACCACTGGTCAACCCTTCCGTATTCAGGAACGGCGATCGGTGAGTGGTGGTTGTATTAATCAGGGCTATTGCCTGGTGGATGGGGAGCAAAAATATTTTGTCAAACTTAATCAAGCCCAGCAGTGGCAGATGTTTCAAGCGGAAGCCCTCGGGTTAGAAGCCATGGCGGCCACCCAAACCATTCGGGTTCCCCGTCCCATTTGCCACGGCAGTTCCGCTGGCCATAGTTATCTGGTGTTGGAATGGCTCGAGTTTGGCCGGGGTAACCATGACAGTTGGTACCGCATGGGACAAAATTTGGCGGCATTGCATCAAGCCGGGGGCAGTGCCCAATTTGGTTGGCAGACTGATAACACCATTGGAGCCACTCCCCAGCCCAATCCCTGGACCGATAGTTGGGCCGACTTTTTTGCGGAGCATCGCCTTGGCTATCAACTGGCCCTTGCTCGACGACGGGCAGGGAACTTTCCCGATCCCGCCGTAGTAGTTCCCAAAGTGAAGCAGCTGTTAGGCGATCGCCAACCGACACCAGCTTTAGTCCATGGGGATCTGTGGTCTGGCAATGGCGCAATTTTAACCACAGGGGAACCAGTCATCCTCGACCCGGCCACCTACTACGGCGATGGGGAAGTGGATCTGGCTATGACGGAATTATTTGGGGGATTTCCGGCGGCTTTTTACCAGGGTTACCATAGCATCAGTCCCGCGGAACCTGGTTATCAACAACGGAAAATTCTCTACAATCTGTACCACATTCTCAACCACTTCAATTTGTTTGGGGGTGGTTATCAACAGCAAGCCCAGCAAATGCTTAAACAATGCTTAAGGATTTAA
- a CDS encoding RNA polymerase sigma factor SigF, with product MTNATSESLKLETLRLFKIYAESHDIGVRNRIMEVNLGLVRKEAHHWTAQCNESFEDLSQVGCLGLIRAIERFDVSKGNAFSSFAIPYVRGEIQHFLRDKSNCVRIPRRWLDLGRQAIAVQQEFRLKYDRAATDEEIAQILAVPLADWQETKLALQNRELVSLDTKVNGDDEGQVNLGDCLAHHEFRSFQLSQEDQIRLQQALAGLEERTRRIVEFVFLHDFTHKEAAEMMGVSVITVSRRIKQGIGALKKALNTEIF from the coding sequence ATGACCAATGCCACCAGCGAAAGCCTCAAACTTGAGACTCTGAGACTGTTCAAAATCTACGCAGAGTCCCACGATATTGGCGTGCGTAATCGGATTATGGAAGTCAATCTGGGTCTGGTGAGAAAGGAAGCGCACCATTGGACGGCCCAGTGCAATGAAAGTTTTGAGGATTTGTCCCAGGTGGGGTGTTTGGGTCTGATCCGAGCCATTGAACGGTTTGATGTGAGTAAGGGCAATGCCTTTAGCTCCTTTGCCATTCCCTATGTGCGGGGAGAAATCCAGCATTTTCTGCGGGATAAAAGTAACTGTGTTCGTATTCCCCGGCGTTGGTTAGATTTGGGTCGTCAGGCGATCGCCGTCCAGCAGGAATTTCGCCTCAAATATGACCGGGCGGCCACGGACGAGGAAATTGCACAAATTTTAGCAGTGCCCCTGGCGGACTGGCAGGAAACCAAACTGGCGCTGCAGAATCGTGAACTGGTGAGTTTGGACACCAAGGTAAATGGCGACGATGAAGGACAAGTTAATCTGGGGGATTGTTTAGCCCACCACGAATTCCGTAGTTTTCAACTCAGCCAGGAAGATCAAATCCGTCTGCAACAGGCCTTAGCCGGTTTGGAAGAACGTACCCGCCGCATTGTGGAATTTGTTTTTCTCCACGACTTTACCCACAAGGAAGCCGCCGAAATGATGGGGGTTAGTGTGATTACCGTTTCCCGTCGCATTAAACAGGGCATTGGGGCTCTGAAAAAAGCCTTAAATACGGAAATTTTTTAA
- a CDS encoding iron-sulfur cluster assembly accessory protein, translating into MLQLTPSAAQEIKRLQHSRQLTRHHFRLAVRPGGCAGWLYHLDFVPEITADDLEYESGGVTVLVDSQSAGYLHNLKLDYAEDLMGGGFRFTNPNAAQVCSCSLSFAPNLEKNL; encoded by the coding sequence ATGCTGCAATTGACCCCCAGTGCCGCCCAGGAAATTAAACGATTGCAACACAGTCGCCAACTAACCCGCCACCATTTTCGTTTGGCGGTCAGGCCCGGAGGGTGCGCCGGTTGGTTATACCATTTGGATTTTGTGCCGGAAATTACCGCTGACGATTTGGAGTATGAAAGTGGCGGTGTGACGGTGCTGGTGGATAGCCAGAGTGCAGGTTACCTCCACAATCTCAAATTAGACTATGCCGAGGATTTAATGGGGGGAGGATTTCGTTTCACCAATCCCAATGCTGCCCAGGTGTGTAGTTGCAGCTTGTCCTTTGCTCCTAATTTAGAAAAGAATTTGTAG
- a CDS encoding glycosyltransferase, whose amino-acid sequence MVTFVLAITAISCLIWCFLLVGWGNFWRCDQVLNFDRPSTLQAYPSVAAIIPARDEASVLGQSLPSLLEQHYPGPLKIILVDDQSSDGTGAVAQRIASGLGHGDRLEVVSGQPLPPGWSGKLWAVEQGWQTVQLKKKGSDSWPEYIFLTDADIAHGPQTITALVEKAQRDNLALVSLMVLLRCESVWEKLLIPAFIFFFQKLYPFPLVNNPQRQTAAAAGGCILMQRSALQTIGGIGALKEALIDDCTLAQKVKAQKLPIWLGLTRANWSLRPYDSLETIWQMVSRTAYTQLNYNPLLLLGTLLGMALVYLTAPIALILAIIWGNAPLALLGAFTWMLMAIAYGPTLKFYGRSWLWGLTLPLIALLYSLMTLDSAWQHWRGQGGGWKGRIYPQGS is encoded by the coding sequence ATGGTCACCTTTGTCTTGGCAATTACCGCAATCTCCTGCCTGATTTGGTGCTTTCTATTGGTTGGTTGGGGAAACTTTTGGCGTTGTGATCAGGTTTTAAACTTTGATCGCCCATCAACTTTACAAGCATATCCCTCCGTAGCGGCCATTATTCCGGCTCGGGATGAGGCGAGCGTATTGGGTCAAAGTTTGCCCAGTTTGTTGGAACAGCATTATCCAGGCCCGTTAAAAATTATTTTGGTGGATGACCAAAGCAGTGATGGCACCGGGGCCGTGGCCCAACGTATTGCCAGCGGTCTAGGCCATGGCGATCGCCTGGAAGTGGTGTCGGGGCAGCCGTTACCCCCTGGATGGTCGGGAAAATTGTGGGCCGTGGAACAGGGATGGCAAACAGTACAGTTGAAAAAAAAAGGTTCAGATTCCTGGCCGGAGTACATTTTTCTCACCGATGCGGACATTGCCCATGGTCCCCAAACCATTACAGCCTTGGTGGAAAAAGCCCAACGGGACAATTTAGCCCTGGTATCCCTGATGGTGCTGTTGCGCTGTGAGAGTGTTTGGGAAAAATTGCTAATTCCAGCCTTTATTTTTTTCTTTCAAAAGCTTTATCCTTTCCCTTTAGTTAATAATCCCCAACGTCAAACGGCGGCGGCGGCGGGGGGCTGTATTCTCATGCAACGGTCAGCCCTACAAACCATTGGCGGTATTGGAGCTCTGAAGGAAGCGTTAATTGACGACTGCACCTTAGCCCAAAAGGTAAAAGCCCAAAAATTACCCATTTGGTTGGGGCTAACTAGGGCAAATTGGAGCTTGCGGCCCTACGACAGCCTAGAAACCATTTGGCAGATGGTCAGCCGCACTGCCTATACCCAACTGAATTACAATCCTTTGCTGTTGCTGGGGACTTTGCTTGGCATGGCTTTGGTCTATTTGACTGCCCCCATAGCCCTAATATTGGCAATAATTTGGGGTAATGCTCCCCTGGCCCTATTGGGAGCTTTCACCTGGATGCTAATGGCGATCGCCTATGGCCCGACCCTGAAATTCTATGGGCGCTCCTGGCTTTGGGGTTTAACCCTACCGTTGATTGCCCTGTTATATAGCCTCATGACCCTGGATTCTGCTTGGCAACATTGGCGAGGCCAGGGCGGCGGTTGGAAAGGTCGGATTTATCCCCAGGGGTCTTGA
- a CDS encoding WD40 repeat domain-containing protein, translated as MNNYFPRLKQFSAPATFFLTVACLVYPGENAHANASTPNPYTVAQTTASPSVAVENLSGFQGIITALNITPDGKYLAVATADNQITLIDLANQEVVYSQRSPVNNFADLAISADGQWLAIAADNNVDVRRVRDGMRVETLVGHTDKVSGVAFSPDGETIVSVSGGDRTIRIWERASGNLIQTLADNLGPTTSVVFTPDGSQFITGAIGQDRTIKFWDANTFELLGTSPQQPGFINGLAVTPDGRKLVGAVRNFVKAWNLADAKELFSVRGPSLEINTIAVSPNNRWVATANKEGTIMIFDLANGKQVTTLRGHQGWVLSLAFSPDGNTLYSGAEDKTVKIWDLSALAR; from the coding sequence ATGAACAACTATTTCCCTCGATTGAAACAATTTTCTGCCCCTGCTACATTTTTTTTGACCGTTGCTTGCCTAGTTTATCCAGGCGAGAATGCCCACGCTAATGCCAGCACCCCTAACCCATACACAGTTGCTCAAACTACGGCCAGTCCGTCGGTGGCAGTGGAAAATCTGAGCGGTTTTCAAGGCATTATCACTGCCCTCAACATCACCCCTGATGGTAAATATTTGGCTGTGGCTACGGCGGATAACCAAATCACCCTGATTGATTTAGCTAACCAAGAAGTGGTTTATAGCCAAAGGAGTCCCGTCAATAATTTTGCTGATTTAGCCATTAGTGCCGATGGTCAATGGTTGGCGATCGCCGCTGACAATAATGTTGATGTGCGCCGGGTTCGGGATGGCATGAGGGTTGAAACCCTGGTTGGCCACACGGATAAGGTCAGTGGTGTGGCCTTTAGTCCCGACGGAGAAACTATTGTGAGCGTTAGTGGTGGCGATCGCACCATTCGCATTTGGGAAAGGGCATCGGGCAACTTGATACAAACCCTAGCGGATAACCTCGGCCCTACTACCAGCGTTGTGTTCACCCCCGACGGCAGTCAATTTATCACCGGGGCGATCGGCCAGGACCGCACCATTAAATTTTGGGATGCCAACACCTTTGAATTACTGGGCACTTCTCCCCAACAGCCAGGTTTCATCAACGGCTTAGCTGTGACCCCCGATGGCAGAAAACTGGTAGGAGCGGTGCGGAATTTTGTTAAAGCTTGGAACTTAGCCGATGCCAAAGAGTTGTTTTCCGTCAGAGGCCCCAGTTTAGAAATTAATACCATCGCCGTTTCCCCCAATAATCGCTGGGTAGCTACTGCGAACAAAGAAGGAACCATTATGATCTTCGATTTAGCCAACGGCAAACAGGTTACTACCCTGAGGGGTCACCAAGGCTGGGTTCTTTCCCTAGCTTTTAGTCCCGACGGCAATACCCTCTACAGCGGTGCGGAGGACAAAACCGTAAAAATCTGGGACCTCAGTGCCCTTGCCCGATAA
- the larB gene encoding nickel pincer cofactor biosynthesis protein LarB translates to MTPDSLQQLLTAIASGHISSQEGFEQLKHLSFQAIDDFAKVDHQRQLRTGFPEVVWGPGKTPEQIEQIIQVLAVHNPVVLVTRVEPEVADLLGDRIPLLQYYPQARICALVQTPLQIKYSGTIGVLSAGTADLPVAEEAAITASLCGFKVEKLWDVGVAGIHRLLSHRELIQAMDVLIVVAGMEGALPSVVAGLVDCPVIGVPTSVGYGTSFGGVAPLLTMLNSCAVGVGVVNIDNGFGAAMLAGQILRTVDRLQSKSTMANGGQGG, encoded by the coding sequence ATGACCCCAGATTCCCTCCAACAATTGCTCACGGCGATCGCCAGTGGCCACATCAGTAGCCAAGAGGGTTTTGAGCAGCTTAAACACCTCAGTTTCCAGGCGATCGATGATTTTGCCAAAGTGGATCATCAGCGGCAACTGCGGACGGGTTTTCCAGAAGTTGTGTGGGGCCCAGGCAAAACCCCAGAACAAATTGAGCAGATTATCCAGGTCTTAGCAGTGCATAATCCGGTGGTGCTAGTGACCAGGGTGGAGCCGGAGGTGGCGGATCTCCTTGGCGATCGCATTCCTCTATTGCAGTACTATCCCCAAGCTCGCATTTGTGCCCTGGTGCAAACCCCTTTACAAATTAAATATTCCGGTACCATTGGCGTTCTCAGTGCAGGTACAGCGGATTTACCCGTGGCGGAGGAAGCGGCCATCACTGCCAGCCTCTGCGGGTTCAAAGTGGAGAAACTCTGGGACGTGGGAGTTGCCGGCATTCACCGACTGTTGAGCCATCGAGAATTAATCCAAGCCATGGATGTGTTGATTGTGGTGGCCGGTATGGAAGGGGCTTTGCCCAGTGTGGTGGCGGGATTAGTGGACTGTCCTGTGATTGGCGTACCCACCAGCGTCGGTTATGGCACCAGTTTCGGCGGCGTGGCTCCCCTGTTAACCATGCTCAATTCCTGTGCAGTGGGGGTGGGGGTAGTCAATATTGACAACGGCTTTGGAGCGGCCATGTTGGCAGGACAAATTCTCCGCACGGTTGATCGCCTGCAATCAAAATCAACTATGGCCAACGGTGGGCAGGGCGGCTAA
- a CDS encoding M23 family metallopeptidase — protein MASSTLTIALASNNQVAAQYAPVATSSTNPWQYASFPVENFQQYTSGFGPRRAPTAGASTFHNGLDLAAPLGSYIRNWWHGTVVEMSDHTGCGTMVRIQSGPWQHTYCHLMGGVEVHQGQRYLVDRQGGIVLQQGQQVVAGMRIGRVGMTGRTTGPHLHWELRHNGVLVDPALVLQAMYGGAT, from the coding sequence ATGGCCAGTAGCACCTTGACCATTGCTTTGGCCTCCAATAACCAGGTTGCTGCTCAATATGCTCCAGTGGCTACCAGTTCCACCAACCCTTGGCAGTATGCTTCTTTCCCGGTGGAAAATTTCCAGCAATATACTTCTGGGTTTGGTCCCCGCCGAGCCCCCACCGCTGGGGCTAGCACTTTCCACAATGGCTTGGATTTGGCTGCGCCCCTGGGCAGTTACATACGCAATTGGTGGCATGGCACAGTGGTGGAAATGTCCGACCATACCGGTTGCGGCACCATGGTTCGCATTCAGTCCGGCCCTTGGCAGCACACTTACTGTCATTTAATGGGCGGGGTGGAAGTGCATCAGGGGCAACGGTATTTGGTCGATCGCCAGGGGGGCATTGTGCTCCAACAGGGACAACAGGTGGTGGCGGGGATGCGCATTGGTCGGGTGGGCATGACGGGAAGAACCACAGGGCCCCATCTCCATTGGGAACTGCGCCATAACGGAGTTTTAGTAGATCCGGCTCTGGTACTACAGGCCATGTACGGCGGGGCAACCTAG
- a CDS encoding TIGR00266 family protein has translation MLYKIRHYPNSVLAVTLKPKERLYINPGSLISMDGGLVVSRVCGGGWLRALARFLLGKENLMVNAIHNPSDQPLSFTLGKALPGNLTRLDLPKNGIVINPGVHVAHTSGVNMGVYWLGLSSWWGGQGLFGLKLQGKGRVFLGSYGTLNQLSCPQSFVVEHSHLVAFQPKLKLKVNFPRGIVGDLQSGRGLSSLLKGSGNLYWQSRSLSSLGRFIRLRLR, from the coding sequence GTGCTCTACAAAATTCGCCACTATCCCAACTCGGTGTTGGCCGTTACGCTCAAACCCAAGGAACGGCTCTACATTAACCCCGGTTCCCTAATTAGCATGGATGGGGGATTGGTCGTTAGTCGGGTTTGTGGTGGAGGCTGGCTCCGGGCCTTGGCTCGGTTTTTATTGGGTAAAGAAAACTTAATGGTTAATGCCATCCATAATCCCAGCGATCAACCGTTAAGTTTTACCCTAGGCAAAGCCTTACCAGGAAATTTGACCAGGCTAGACTTACCCAAAAATGGCATAGTCATCAATCCAGGAGTACATGTTGCCCATACCAGCGGCGTCAATATGGGGGTGTATTGGCTCGGTCTATCCAGTTGGTGGGGGGGGCAGGGTTTATTCGGTTTGAAACTCCAAGGTAAAGGCCGCGTCTTCCTTGGTAGCTACGGCACCCTTAACCAGTTGTCCTGCCCCCAGAGTTTTGTGGTGGAGCACTCTCATTTAGTAGCGTTTCAGCCCAAGCTCAAGCTCAAAGTTAATTTTCCCCGGGGTATTGTTGGTGATCTCCAGTCCGGTCGGGGGCTGAGTTCCCTTCTAAAGGGCTCCGGCAACCTCTATTGGCAATCCCGTAGCTTGAGCAGTTTAGGCCGTTTTATCCGGCTCCGACTGCGCTGA
- a CDS encoding TIGR00266 family protein, with translation MNIKLLNSPQTAIARVLLEANEELAAQHGSLIAMSPDITVQSSVRRTSDGAGKQSSRGNQVKTMFLNNYRTGENGGEIYLAPPLVGNLGHYQLGGRKLIVRQSSYLASDGKVDIFMGYKSAAKKEPYSWLSLVGVGDVLISSFGAMYSLEVNGKQIVNSDHVVAFDNSLKVKPYQELRPWPKRLVPNQEILYEFSGTGTIFCQTHGPRNFAREVGRQLKPENFKLR, from the coding sequence ATGAACATTAAACTTCTCAATTCCCCCCAAACGGCGATCGCCAGGGTACTTCTGGAGGCCAATGAAGAATTAGCAGCCCAGCATGGTTCTTTAATTGCCATGAGTCCCGACATTACGGTGCAAAGTTCCGTGCGGCGCACTAGCGATGGAGCAGGGAAACAGAGTAGCCGGGGCAATCAAGTTAAAACCATGTTTTTAAACAATTATCGAACCGGGGAAAATGGCGGTGAAATTTACCTGGCCCCTCCCCTAGTGGGAAACCTGGGGCACTATCAACTGGGCGGGAGGAAATTAATTGTCCGCCAAAGCTCCTACCTAGCATCCGATGGCAAGGTGGACATTTTCATGGGCTACAAATCCGCCGCCAAGAAAGAACCCTATTCCTGGCTGAGTTTGGTGGGCGTTGGAGATGTGTTAATCAGCTCCTTTGGGGCCATGTATTCCCTGGAAGTGAATGGCAAACAAATTGTCAACTCCGACCATGTGGTGGCCTTTGATAACAGCCTCAAAGTTAAGCCGTATCAAGAGTTGCGTCCCTGGCCCAAACGTCTGGTGCCCAACCAAGAAATCCTCTATGAATTCAGTGGCACAGGTACAATTTTTTGCCAAACCCATGGTCCTCGGAATTTTGCTCGGGAAGTGGGTCGCCAACTCAAACCGGAAAACTTCAAACTGCGCTAA
- a CDS encoding TIGR00266 family protein yields the protein MMEEESLEKLEESLEQIDPEEDLEEDYTQHLFAHPREAGGDNQVRPTDDEFNLPYSINGHALYATLELTLKPGQIVLVDANVVTAMDRSVLFVNKLRGGLLDVLRKALGIDTLFLNQFTAEQSVGHLQLAPALPGDICHYFLTTEKGIYLRADNFLACQPTVKIDTNFASMKHFYNDSESFLLRLVGQGDLWFSLYGGLVQVSMNGDLAYNPDYIVAFEDTLDYQMTKQEGLAVDRLRGDVWGGKGRLCRFTGQGKIWLQARQANSFLNYVQSILLNLRFPRLN from the coding sequence ATGATGGAAGAAGAATCCCTAGAAAAGCTCGAAGAAAGTCTAGAACAGATCGACCCTGAGGAGGATTTGGAAGAGGATTACACCCAACATCTCTTTGCCCATCCCCGGGAAGCAGGGGGAGATAACCAGGTACGTCCTACAGATGATGAATTTAATCTTCCCTACAGCATTAATGGCCATGCCCTGTACGCCACCCTGGAGCTGACCCTGAAGCCCGGTCAAATTGTCCTTGTTGATGCCAATGTAGTCACTGCCATGGACCGTTCTGTTCTCTTTGTTAACAAATTGCGGGGGGGATTGTTGGATGTCCTCCGTAAAGCCCTAGGGATAGATACCCTATTTCTTAACCAATTTACGGCAGAACAAAGCGTTGGCCACCTGCAATTGGCGCCAGCCCTACCGGGGGATATTTGTCATTATTTTTTAACCACAGAAAAAGGTATTTATCTCCGGGCAGATAACTTCCTGGCCTGCCAACCAACGGTGAAAATTGACACTAATTTCGCCAGTATGAAGCATTTTTATAACGATAGTGAGAGTTTTTTATTGCGTTTAGTCGGACAGGGGGATTTGTGGTTCAGTCTTTATGGTGGTTTGGTGCAGGTTTCCATGAACGGCGATCTGGCCTATAATCCCGATTACATTGTTGCATTTGAAGATACCCTGGATTACCAAATGACTAAACAGGAGGGGCTCGCCGTCGATCGCCTACGGGGGGACGTGTGGGGTGGTAAGGGTAGATTGTGCCGCTTCACTGGCCAGGGGAAAATTTGGCTCCAGGCCCGTCAGGCCAATAGCTTTTTGAACTATGTCCAATCAATTTTGCTCAATTTACGTTTTCCCCGACTGAATTAG
- the pgeF gene encoding peptidoglycan editing factor PgeF produces the protein MTMGDDLWGWQNINGSPYLTCALLAPWPHAFFTRAFYPQLPEQLITYLDPQGKAFRVKQVHGDVTLTATEIGQTPLAPDSTHPPADGIISDAPHQGVWVASADCTPVLIGDLIGKRVAAIHAGWRGTKARIVPKTIDKFLALGSELKDLRVALGPAIAGEVYQVDPWVALEVGQSVQAVQKLATEEQQWDHLSTMVNPPVLPDAEPEKYRLDVRRINQLQLLELGFAQEQIAVAPHCTFQMEELFFSYRRTHTKEVQWSGIVSY, from the coding sequence ATGACAATGGGGGACGATCTCTGGGGATGGCAGAACATCAATGGTTCACCCTATCTCACCTGTGCTTTGTTGGCTCCCTGGCCCCATGCCTTTTTCACCAGAGCCTTCTATCCCCAATTGCCCGAACAACTGATCACCTATCTTGATCCCCAAGGAAAAGCTTTCCGGGTCAAACAGGTTCATGGGGACGTAACCCTAACGGCAACGGAAATTGGCCAAACTCCCTTGGCCCCAGACAGTACCCATCCCCCAGCGGATGGCATCATTAGCGACGCTCCCCACCAAGGGGTCTGGGTGGCCAGTGCGGACTGTACCCCGGTATTGATTGGCGATTTGATTGGTAAACGTGTGGCGGCGATTCATGCAGGCTGGCGGGGGACCAAAGCCAGAATTGTGCCCAAAACCATCGATAAATTTCTGGCCCTGGGTAGTGAGTTAAAGGATTTACGGGTTGCCCTAGGCCCGGCGATCGCCGGAGAGGTGTATCAAGTCGATCCCTGGGTGGCCTTGGAAGTGGGGCAAAGTGTGCAAGCAGTACAAAAATTAGCGACAGAAGAACAGCAATGGGACCATTTATCCACCATGGTGAACCCGCCCGTGTTACCTGATGCAGAACCGGAAAAATATCGCCTTGATGTGCGTCGCATCAATCAATTGCAACTGTTAGAGTTAGGTTTTGCCCAGGAACAGATTGCTGTGGCCCCCCACTGTACTTTCCAAATGGAAGAACTTTTTTTCTCCTATCGCCGTACCCACACCAAGGAGGTGCAATGGTCTGGCATTGTCAGTTACTGA
- the remA gene encoding extracellular matrix/biofilm regulator RemA: MEIQLINIGFGNIVSGNRVVAIVSPESAPIKRIISDAKERSQLIDATYGRRTRAVIIMDSNQVILSAIQPETVANRFVVDKDFKENAKK; encoded by the coding sequence ATGGAAATTCAACTCATCAACATTGGCTTTGGCAATATTGTTTCTGGCAATCGGGTTGTTGCCATTGTCAGTCCAGAATCCGCTCCCATTAAGAGGATTATCAGCGATGCCAAGGAACGTAGTCAGTTAATTGATGCCACCTATGGCCGACGTACCAGGGCTGTGATCATTATGGACTCTAATCAGGTAATTCTTTCGGCTATTCAACCGGAAACCGTGGCTAACCGTTTTGTGGTGGATAAGGATTTTAAAGAAAATGCGAAAAAGTAA